The genomic segment CCGCCGTTCTCGGTAAGTTTGCAGCAAAGTTCTCAAGTGGGACAGGTCCCCAGTCAAAGCTTCGGCAGCTGCTTCTTGAACAGCTTGAAATACTCCTGAATCCAAATTGGTCTTGAGTCGAGTTAGAGCCTCAATCATCTCTGAGTTGCCTACCGCCCAACCAATGCGCCATCCAGTCATATTGAAAGGCTTTGATAACGAGCCAAACTCTATACCCACTTCCTTAGCGCCCGGAGCTTCCAGAAAGCTGGGAGCACGGTACCCATCGAAGGTAACTTCGGTATAAGCAGCATCATGACAAACCAGCAGGTCGTAAGACTTGGCAAATTCCACCGCTTCTTGGAAGAAGCCTATGTTGGCTACTGCAGCCGTAGGGTTATTAGGATAGTTCAAATAAAGCAACTTGGCCCGCTTGGCAACTTCGGTGGGGATGGAACTAAAATCCATGAGATAGCCACGTTCTGGTCTGAGCGGAATAAACTCCGGCTTTCCGCCGGCCAAAATGGTGCCAATTCCATATACCGGATAACCCGGATCGGGAACCAAGGCAATATCGCCAGGGTTGATCCAGCAAAGCGGAATATGGGCGATGCCGTCTTTCGAACCCATGAGGGTGACAACTTCTGCCCGGGGATCAAGGTCAACGCCGTGCCGATGAAAGTACCATGAAGCAACTGCCTGTCTAAATTGTAACATACCCTGGGAAGTAGGGTAGCGGTGGTTATCAGGTTTTTGAGCCGCTTCCTGCAGTCGTTCCACTATGCGAGCAGGAGTAGGCAGATCGGGATCTCCTATGCCCAAGCTTATGAGTTCAATGCCTTTCTCCCTTGCTTCTTCCAACTTCTTCTCGATTCTGGTGAATAAGTAAGGTGGTAGGTTTCTAATACGATCAGCTTGTTTCAAAAGTCCGCCCTCCCCATTCTATCTCACCCCGAAACACTTCAACTGCCGGACCAGTCATGTATACGTGTTCATCGCGTTGGCACCACTCGATATCCAAGTCGCCACCAGGAAGGTGGACGGTCACCCTTCTCGACAACCTGCCCAACAAAACCCCCGCCACTACTGTAGCGCAAGCACCCGTGCCGCAGGCCAGGGTCTCCCCCACCCCTCTCTCCCAAACTCGCAGATTGACTTCTCCAGGGCTTAAAACCTCAGCAAACTCGACATTGGTTTTTTCCGGAAATAGCTGGTGGTTTTCAAGCAGGGAGCCAATTGTCTCTACCGCTACCCCATTCACATCTGGAACGAAAAGGACACAATGAGGGTTACCCATTGATATGGCAGTGATGCGGAGCTTCTGTCCCTCTAAGCTCAGCTCCTCATCAAGCACCTCTCCAGGAGGCCCAACCATAGGGATCTCTTCGCGTTTCCGGCGCGGGCGACCCATATCTACACGCACCAAAGCAGTATCCCCGTGATCAGCGATAATTTCCGGCTTGACTATGCCAGCACCAGTTTCCACCTGCATGGATGGTCCAGCTACCAGTCCGGAATTATAAACATACTTGGCGAAGCAACGGATCATGTTTCCGCACATTTGGGCCTCGCTGCCATCAGAATTGAAGAACCGCATCCTTACCTCAGCTTTTTCCGATGGTAGCACCAAAGCTAAACCGTCAGCGCCGATTCCGAAATGCCGATCACATAATTGTTGTACCAAATTTTGAAACTGGCCAGACTGCTCAACGGGCAAACTGGTTTGAAAAGTGTCTACCAATATGAAATCGTTGCCCAACCCCTGCATCTTAACAAACTTCATCGCTTTCCCCCTTCGCTACACTCTAGCATATAGTACCCTTAGTCGTAAAGGTCTAAGGAGCCAATAATCCAATACCTGTAACTGCAGTCTTGCTCCAGCTATCACCATAACTACAATCCACTCATTAAGGCTTAGAGAGCGGGTGTTGAAAAGCTGCTGCAGCCAAGGGGTATGGATGACCATTATCTGCATACCGAAGGAAACTAATACTGCCAGCAGCAAAAAAGGGTTGGAAAGCATGCCTTTTTCCAGCCATGACCCTCTTTCTACCCGACATTGAAACACATAGAACAGTTGAAAACAGACTAAACCCGCAAAGGCTATTGTCCGGGCGGATACAAGATCCCCTGAAGTTACCAATTTCCATAGGAATAGGCCTAAAGTGCCTGCTCCAATCAATACTCCTTGGCTTAGAATGCGCCGTCCCATACCATGGGCAAAGATGCTCTCCTTAGGATGTCGCGGAGGACGCGACATCAGGTTGGCATCGCTTTTCTCAAGGCTTAGCGCCAAGGCTGGCAATCCGTCCGTTACTAGGTTTACCCATAGAAGTTGAATTGGTAGC from the Clostridia bacterium genome contains:
- a CDS encoding aminotransferase class I/II-fold pyridoxal phosphate-dependent enzyme gives rise to the protein MKQADRIRNLPPYLFTRIEKKLEEAREKGIELISLGIGDPDLPTPARIVERLQEAAQKPDNHRYPTSQGMLQFRQAVASWYFHRHGVDLDPRAEVVTLMGSKDGIAHIPLCWINPGDIALVPDPGYPVYGIGTILAGGKPEFIPLRPERGYLMDFSSIPTEVAKRAKLLYLNYPNNPTAAVANIGFFQEAVEFAKSYDLLVCHDAAYTEVTFDGYRAPSFLEAPGAKEVGIEFGSLSKPFNMTGWRIGWAVGNSEMIEALTRLKTNLDSGVFQAVQEAAAEALTGDLSHLRTLLQTYRERR
- a CDS encoding diaminopimelate epimerase, whose amino-acid sequence is MKFVKMQGLGNDFILVDTFQTSLPVEQSGQFQNLVQQLCDRHFGIGADGLALVLPSEKAEVRMRFFNSDGSEAQMCGNMIRCFAKYVYNSGLVAGPSMQVETGAGIVKPEIIADHGDTALVRVDMGRPRRKREEIPMVGPPGEVLDEELSLEGQKLRITAISMGNPHCVLFVPDVNGVAVETIGSLLENHQLFPEKTNVEFAEVLSPGEVNLRVWERGVGETLACGTGACATVVAGVLLGRLSRRVTVHLPGGDLDIEWCQRDEHVYMTGPAVEVFRGEIEWGGRTFETS